From Enterococcus wangshanyuanii, the proteins below share one genomic window:
- a CDS encoding helix-turn-helix domain-containing protein, with the protein MAKFTEWLTKEGLLKIEGWARDGLTDEQIAEKIGISRSTLSKWKNDHSDISDTLKRGKEVIDRQVENALLKRALGYEYTEVTKELTDAGMQTTKKVTKQVAPDTTAQIFWLKNRKPNEWRDKQDINHSGDIGVTIVDDV; encoded by the coding sequence ATGGCGAAATTTACGGAATGGCTAACTAAAGAGGGACTATTAAAAATCGAAGGTTGGGCACGTGATGGCCTTACCGATGAACAGATAGCAGAAAAAATAGGTATTAGCAGATCAACGTTAAGCAAATGGAAAAATGATCATTCGGACATTTCGGACACCTTAAAAAGAGGAAAAGAGGTAATTGATCGTCAAGTTGAAAATGCATTGCTCAAAAGAGCATTAGGATATGAGTATACTGAGGTAACAAAAGAACTGACTGATGCTGGTATGCAGACAACAAAGAAGGTCACTAAACAAGTGGCACCAGACACCACAGCTCAGATATTTTGGCTTAAAAATCGCAAGCCTAATGAATGGCGTGATAAGCAAGATATCAACCATTCTGGAGATATTGGCGTTACGATTGTGGATGATGTCTGA
- a CDS encoding class I SAM-dependent methyltransferase, with product MFWYDKQNKDVLYMDNRQLDDTLCDGRALKVEPDVIADFRQMPFEDNRFYHVVFDPPHLVKAGENSWLAKKYGKLDESTWPSDIKQGFDECMRVLKPNGTLVFKWNEDQIKLSEILKVIDCEPLYGNKRAKTHWIVFMKPTN from the coding sequence ATGTTTTGGTACGACAAACAGAATAAAGATGTCCTGTACATGGATAACCGACAACTTGATGACACTCTCTGTGATGGTCGAGCGTTAAAGGTTGAACCTGATGTGATAGCAGACTTTAGACAGATGCCATTTGAGGATAATAGATTTTATCATGTGGTATTTGATCCACCGCATTTAGTAAAAGCAGGCGAAAATAGTTGGTTGGCCAAGAAATACGGAAAGCTTGATGAATCAACTTGGCCAAGCGATATCAAACAGGGATTTGATGAATGTATGAGAGTTCTTAAGCCTAACGGAACGCTAGTCTTCAAGTGGAATGAAGATCAAATTAAACTATCAGAAATTCTAAAAGTGATTGACTGCGAACCCTTATACGGTAACAAAAGAGCTAAAACTCATTGGATTGTATTTATGAAACCCACCAACTAA
- a CDS encoding sigma factor-like helix-turn-helix DNA-binding protein — MYEWLSKYQEWEQKIAVLDWELGTYKNELKRWKDSNDLGKYSLVKESKASKLEDIIESLEYDLALNMNNLYDLKKVIHSFRGIEQHIIRMKYVEGLTLKEIASELGYTYDHIRRKHSKILGKVEFKEKYVILRSKSHKEATDPIEKT; from the coding sequence TTGTACGAATGGTTGAGTAAATACCAGGAATGGGAACAGAAAATAGCTGTGCTCGATTGGGAGCTAGGTACCTATAAAAATGAGCTTAAACGTTGGAAAGATTCTAATGATCTTGGTAAATACTCTCTTGTTAAAGAGTCAAAAGCCAGTAAATTAGAAGATATCATCGAATCTCTTGAATATGATTTAGCTTTGAACATGAATAATCTATATGATTTGAAGAAAGTTATTCATTCGTTCAGAGGTATTGAACAGCACATCATTAGAATGAAATATGTAGAAGGATTGACTCTAAAAGAAATCGCCAGTGAATTAGGGTATACCTATGATCATATAAGAAGAAAACACAGTAAAATACTAGGGAAAGTGGAATTTAAAGAAAAATATGTGATTTTAAGGTCAAAAAGCCACAAAGAAGCCACAGACCCTATTGAAAAAACGTAA
- a CDS encoding phage portal protein: MLYNKLSLKNYKRIRTKYATQLAEGLFDPNGFMEDMQPFFNDRERKYLAYTSEKNEIDDRQKPKTNIIKVNNKLHAGMYNIVVDQAVNHFTGIPIKWDYDVSEQRRTIIQRAKDFFLGNDLNHSKTPEEFDILAEMVDNLRFSMLDSESATYQGATGVAFRLLEPVKVGESWELWASNIEPWFAERYQNGAVFIREKYDTMQRKFYQEMKVVTENEIETYDRYIDSSLIGITNKFKLTDKVKNPLENIYLSEFKNNTNRYCDFEVAEEISDAIDRSVSDQQNEVEQFKLAYMMVTGTKLDEESAKRMMDQLGIINMKDPNSKVEYVTKDINKDFNEYHLDLLKRQFYTITKAIDFNDEVFKSNSSGEARKWQIIALEAKTNTKEQFFREGLKETAETLAAFIQVKDKKEIDPKKIIFTFSRSLPTDIGYLAEALPKLAPYVSKRTIMTQIPFVDDVDYELQMMDIEQGQTYPDGEYSNLGGESNGKDTQTE, from the coding sequence GTGCTTTACAATAAATTATCATTAAAAAACTATAAAAGAATACGAACGAAATATGCAACGCAATTGGCAGAAGGTCTTTTCGATCCTAACGGATTCATGGAAGATATGCAGCCATTCTTTAATGATCGAGAACGGAAGTATTTAGCTTATACAAGCGAGAAGAATGAAATCGATGACAGACAAAAGCCAAAAACAAACATTATCAAAGTGAATAACAAGCTTCATGCTGGTATGTACAACATCGTTGTAGATCAGGCAGTGAATCACTTCACTGGTATTCCAATTAAATGGGACTACGACGTATCAGAACAGAGAAGAACAATTATTCAACGCGCAAAAGATTTCTTTCTTGGAAATGATTTGAATCATTCAAAAACACCAGAGGAATTTGACATCCTCGCAGAAATGGTTGATAATCTTCGTTTTTCAATGCTTGATTCCGAATCTGCTACCTATCAAGGAGCAACTGGAGTGGCCTTTCGTCTGCTCGAACCTGTGAAAGTGGGTGAATCATGGGAACTGTGGGCATCTAACATTGAACCTTGGTTCGCTGAAAGATATCAGAATGGCGCTGTATTCATTCGTGAAAAATATGATACGATGCAGCGGAAATTCTACCAAGAAATGAAAGTAGTAACCGAAAATGAAATTGAAACGTATGATCGTTATATCGATAGCAGTCTTATTGGTATTACTAATAAGTTTAAGTTGACGGATAAGGTAAAAAATCCGCTTGAAAATATCTATCTGTCAGAATTCAAGAACAATACAAATCGGTACTGTGATTTCGAGGTTGCAGAGGAAATATCTGATGCAATTGATCGCAGTGTTTCAGATCAACAAAATGAAGTAGAGCAGTTCAAACTTGCTTATATGATGGTTACTGGAACGAAACTGGATGAAGAGTCGGCAAAGCGCATGATGGATCAGTTAGGTATCATCAACATGAAAGATCCTAATTCAAAAGTTGAGTATGTGACGAAAGATATCAATAAGGACTTTAATGAATATCACTTAGATTTGCTCAAACGTCAATTTTACACGATCACAAAGGCAATCGACTTCAATGATGAGGTATTCAAGTCTAACTCATCTGGTGAGGCACGAAAGTGGCAGATCATTGCTCTAGAGGCTAAAACTAACACGAAAGAACAGTTCTTCCGCGAAGGTTTAAAAGAGACTGCTGAAACTTTAGCAGCGTTCATCCAAGTAAAAGATAAAAAAGAAATCGATCCTAAAAAGATTATTTTCACCTTCTCACGTTCGTTACCAACAGATATCGGATATTTAGCTGAAGCTTTGCCAAAACTAGCACCATATGTTTCTAAGCGCACAATCATGACTCAGATTCCATTCGTTGATGATGTAGATTATGAACTGCAGATGATGGACATCGAACAAGGTCAAACCTATCCTGATGGCGAGTACAGCAATCTAGGCGGTGAGTCTAATGGCAAAGACACCCAAACTGAGTAA
- a CDS encoding DUF1642 domain-containing protein, with product MEKIEKLIDEKINDWDDCLNRHYAGEIQNSDVLIRAALSDMEQLKSSLPKPVEVPEFVVKWYELHKRDLEQEIFDLHVDLYQKNLGDRTEFEKWASFTENNPIETLIRMKDGYKVKKEPLYYMPVPCLDETYYVINESGMDVAYGIGDKFMGSELDKYFPDIKKLAVPVEEDAE from the coding sequence ATGGAAAAGATTGAGAAATTGATAGATGAAAAGATCAATGATTGGGATGATTGCTTAAACCGTCATTATGCTGGTGAGATACAGAATTCGGATGTATTAATCAGAGCTGCTTTATCGGATATGGAACAGCTCAAATCATCACTACCCAAACCAGTTGAGGTGCCGGAGTTTGTGGTGAAATGGTATGAACTCCATAAACGAGATTTAGAGCAGGAGATTTTTGACTTACATGTAGATTTGTATCAAAAAAATCTTGGCGATCGTACAGAGTTTGAAAAATGGGCTTCTTTTACCGAGAACAACCCAATCGAAACACTGATCCGCATGAAAGACGGCTACAAAGTGAAAAAAGAGCCGTTGTATTATATGCCAGTGCCGTGTCTTGATGAGACGTATTATGTGATTAATGAGAGTGGCATGGATGTCGCTTATGGTATAGGAGATAAATTTATGGGAAGTGAATTAGATAAATATTTTCCGGATATCAAGAAACTTGCTGTACCAGTGGAGGAGGATGCGGAATGA
- a CDS encoding ATP-dependent DNA helicase: MKNYSKALQENIKSTYTYAFVKNTKNYNGRADRYNPVDFFDQLLEVENPFMVFMELDRYAFKNAKNAIVRYGINYTEEQERAAKVFVDVTTKMQQTRSDIVALHIDDLKGTGVVLYEEPYYLTTKDTLYVAKSIRSLPRNKLTFNQVYDQHLNISKEQREALETCVKHQFSCLVGGAGTGKSFVTAEIIKQLELNGKHVAVLAPTHKAREALQSKIKGSKVKVQTIHSFVYNPANCDAIVIDESGMLSTPLFAKLMRIYDQQQLIFVGDKNQLEPIEYGRPFERLQEIFKTAELKENWRSESADIIALGREILGIPQNSNMPMPNIEVVSDSDEAFKRGAEVALSFTNHNVKVINEQQRVKHGSVTVSPNFSINDMIVAKTNEKDRFYNGQIFQIISAYSAKKKDSEEIITFKNQKDLENNFDLAYGLTIHKSQGSEWDVVAYQPSENDYQNLAYVAVTRARKKLIIIGDAIKTNYKPNREWRHIE, encoded by the coding sequence ATGAAGAACTATTCAAAAGCATTACAAGAAAATATTAAAAGTACGTATACTTATGCCTTTGTCAAGAACACAAAAAATTATAATGGACGAGCCGATCGATACAACCCGGTTGATTTCTTTGATCAGCTCTTGGAAGTAGAAAATCCGTTCATGGTTTTTATGGAACTTGACAGGTACGCGTTCAAAAATGCTAAAAATGCAATCGTGCGATATGGAATTAATTATACTGAAGAACAAGAAAGAGCAGCTAAAGTTTTCGTTGATGTTACTACAAAGATGCAACAAACAAGGAGTGATATCGTAGCCCTTCACATCGATGATTTGAAAGGAACTGGTGTTGTCTTATATGAAGAACCATATTATCTAACGACAAAAGACACACTTTATGTTGCAAAATCGATCCGGAGTCTTCCTCGAAACAAATTAACATTTAATCAGGTATATGACCAACACTTGAATATAAGTAAAGAACAACGAGAAGCTTTGGAAACTTGTGTAAAACATCAATTTTCATGTTTGGTTGGTGGAGCCGGAACTGGAAAGAGCTTTGTGACTGCAGAAATAATCAAGCAGTTGGAATTGAATGGAAAGCATGTGGCTGTGCTGGCGCCTACTCATAAAGCAAGAGAGGCATTACAGTCAAAAATAAAGGGGAGTAAAGTAAAAGTTCAGACAATCCACAGTTTTGTTTATAATCCCGCAAATTGTGATGCAATCGTAATCGATGAAAGCGGCATGTTATCAACCCCATTATTTGCTAAATTAATGCGAATCTATGATCAGCAGCAGCTAATTTTTGTTGGGGATAAAAACCAACTTGAACCAATTGAGTACGGTCGTCCTTTTGAACGTCTGCAAGAAATTTTCAAAACGGCTGAGTTAAAAGAAAACTGGCGGTCTGAATCTGCAGACATCATCGCATTGGGAAGAGAAATATTAGGTATTCCACAAAATTCCAATATGCCAATGCCAAATATAGAGGTCGTAAGTGATTCAGATGAAGCATTCAAAAGAGGGGCAGAAGTAGCATTATCCTTTACGAATCATAATGTCAAAGTGATCAATGAACAGCAACGAGTCAAACATGGTTCGGTCACTGTATCACCTAATTTTAGTATCAATGACATGATTGTTGCGAAAACAAACGAAAAAGACCGATTTTACAATGGCCAAATTTTCCAAATCATTTCTGCATATAGTGCCAAAAAGAAAGATAGTGAAGAAATTATCACTTTTAAGAATCAAAAAGATTTAGAAAATAATTTTGATTTAGCTTACGGCTTGACCATTCACAAATCCCAGGGGAGCGAATGGGATGTGGTTGCCTATCAACCAAGTGAAAATGACTATCAAAACTTGGCGTATGTTGCTGTCACTCGGGCTAGAAAAAAACTGATTATCATCGGTGATGCAATAAAAACAAATTATAAGCCTAATCGGGAATGGAGGCATATTGAATGA
- a CDS encoding crossover junction endodeoxyribonuclease RuvC: MNLIAFDQSTTATGWCVMEMDSSKIVAYGVIRPLGPTNERIREIIKKCMTLCKKFEVTFVYIEGIQVQRNPVVYEVLAKLKGTLEICLEEKGYFVNVVKATEWRKRVGIKNKKRDLVKQEALDMVKDIYKIEPSEDECEAILFAKAFSALDISKGD, from the coding sequence ATGAATCTTATTGCATTTGATCAATCAACAACAGCAACTGGTTGGTGCGTAATGGAAATGGATAGCTCTAAAATTGTAGCTTATGGAGTTATCCGTCCTTTGGGACCGACAAATGAGCGGATACGAGAAATTATAAAAAAGTGCATGACTTTGTGTAAAAAGTTTGAAGTAACGTTTGTTTACATCGAAGGTATTCAAGTACAACGGAATCCAGTAGTCTATGAAGTTTTAGCCAAGTTAAAAGGTACCCTAGAAATATGCTTAGAGGAAAAAGGCTATTTTGTAAATGTGGTCAAAGCAACAGAATGGAGAAAACGTGTTGGCATTAAAAATAAAAAAAGAGACCTTGTGAAACAAGAGGCCCTAGATATGGTAAAAGACATATACAAAATTGAGCCATCAGAAGACGAATGTGAAGCAATCCTTTTTGCCAAAGCATTTTCAGCATTAGATATTAGTAAAGGAGACTGA
- a CDS encoding capsid assembly scaffolding protein Gp46 family protein, whose protein sequence is MKKLLPMNLQYFAEGEGNEPEFSFEDFKAFAESNEDAQKFLKSQNQSAADKQLESWQKNNLDKIKQDAIKDYEESKKNKTPDQIKLEELQAEMAAEKALRITSENKAFVAEQISGLELDGDLKESVSKFMLNNLVSDNSEFTKSAVEAFTGVLGTIKEQHAASIKELEMKSAFGNKQQNNPGSQNEQSAGDPMEALGQALEQFK, encoded by the coding sequence ATGAAGAAATTATTACCAATGAATTTGCAGTACTTTGCTGAAGGTGAAGGAAATGAACCTGAGTTTTCTTTTGAGGACTTCAAAGCCTTTGCTGAGTCCAATGAAGATGCTCAGAAGTTTCTTAAATCTCAGAATCAGTCTGCTGCAGATAAACAGCTTGAATCATGGCAAAAGAATAACTTAGATAAAATCAAACAAGATGCAATCAAGGATTATGAAGAATCTAAGAAGAACAAAACGCCTGATCAAATCAAACTTGAAGAACTACAAGCTGAAATGGCAGCGGAAAAAGCTCTACGCATTACAAGTGAAAATAAGGCGTTTGTAGCTGAACAAATTTCAGGACTTGAACTTGATGGAGATTTAAAGGAATCAGTTTCTAAATTCATGTTGAACAATTTAGTCAGCGACAACTCAGAATTTACCAAGAGTGCAGTAGAAGCATTTACTGGCGTGTTAGGAACAATCAAGGAGCAACATGCTGCATCAATTAAAGAATTAGAAATGAAGTCAGCATTTGGTAATAAGCAACAGAACAACCCTGGATCACAAAATGAGCAATCTGCTGGTGATCCTATGGAGGCGTTAGGACAAGCGCTAGAACAATTCAAATAA
- a CDS encoding YopX family protein — MNKPKFRAWDKERGMMKCHGLFQGCTIAQLYNDDYQNYMRFLDEIILMQYTGLKDKNGVEIYEGDVVRQVAGEYSYIGAVEKDCYQFYIDGIDPLDAYSFDDVADTSNCTADLEVIGNIHENPELLSGVE; from the coding sequence ATGAATAAACCGAAGTTTCGGGCGTGGGATAAGGAACGAGGAATGATGAAATGTCACGGATTGTTTCAAGGGTGTACTATAGCCCAATTATACAATGATGATTATCAAAATTACATGAGGTTTTTGGATGAGATCATCCTCATGCAATACACCGGACTAAAAGACAAGAACGGTGTTGAGATTTATGAGGGGGATGTGGTTAGGCAAGTGGCTGGCGAATATAGTTATATCGGTGCTGTAGAAAAAGACTGTTATCAATTTTATATTGATGGTATTGATCCACTTGATGCTTACAGTTTTGATGATGTAGCAGATACCAGTAATTGTACTGCGGATTTGGAAGTCATCGGAAACATCCACGAAAACCCAGAACTACTAAGTGGGGTGGAGTAA
- a CDS encoding PBSX family phage terminase large subunit, translating to MAANQVKISDIITEPFKEFWIVSRCKEHLRHVLKGGRGSGKSFHIPLRILVDIMEYPVSAVGIRKVQNTLLKSVYANFKGAANVLGVRHLFRFVDSRLEITYRPRGNKIYCMGADDPDKIKSIKDADFPLAIAWFEELAEFKSEDEVTSIENSILREELEGKITSEADRKKAYPFDYSFYYSYNPPKRRQSWVNKKYESSFIDKNTYVHHSTYLTNPHLSKKFIEEAENVKERKPLKYRWEYLGEAIGSGVVPFDNLQVEAGSITDEMVANFDNIRNAVDFGYATDPLAFVRWHYDKKKNGIYAIDEIYGVKISNRELAKELHARGYQSDEIFADSAEPKSIAELSDEHNIKRIEGVKKGPDSVEYGEEWLDDLDFICIDPLRTPNLAREFENIDYQTDKDGNPKPRLEDKDNHTIDATRYAFSEDMTTNEFEFFEY from the coding sequence ATGGCAGCGAATCAAGTCAAAATTTCAGATATCATTACAGAACCGTTCAAAGAATTTTGGATCGTGTCGAGATGTAAAGAACATCTGCGGCATGTGCTAAAAGGTGGACGTGGTTCTGGTAAATCGTTTCATATTCCGCTAAGAATTCTAGTGGATATTATGGAGTACCCCGTTTCTGCAGTTGGAATTCGTAAGGTTCAAAATACATTATTAAAATCAGTATATGCAAACTTCAAAGGTGCTGCTAACGTTTTAGGCGTTCGGCATCTTTTTCGTTTTGTTGATTCAAGGTTAGAAATCACCTATCGCCCAAGAGGTAATAAGATCTACTGCATGGGTGCTGATGATCCAGACAAAATAAAGTCTATAAAAGATGCAGATTTCCCGTTGGCAATCGCTTGGTTCGAAGAACTGGCAGAGTTTAAAAGCGAAGATGAAGTCACTTCGATTGAGAATTCTATTCTACGTGAAGAGCTAGAAGGAAAAATCACTAGTGAGGCTGACAGGAAGAAAGCCTATCCTTTCGATTATAGCTTTTATTACTCATACAATCCGCCTAAACGTCGTCAATCATGGGTAAATAAGAAGTACGAAAGTAGTTTCATTGATAAGAATACTTATGTACATCATTCAACTTATCTGACAAATCCTCATCTATCTAAGAAATTCATTGAAGAGGCTGAAAATGTCAAAGAGAGAAAGCCTTTAAAATATCGTTGGGAATACTTGGGCGAAGCAATCGGCTCTGGTGTAGTACCGTTTGACAATTTACAAGTAGAAGCAGGTTCTATCACAGATGAGATGGTTGCTAACTTTGATAATATTCGTAATGCTGTCGATTTTGGGTATGCAACTGATCCATTGGCTTTTGTTCGTTGGCATTACGATAAAAAGAAAAACGGCATCTATGCGATTGATGAGATATACGGCGTTAAGATCAGTAACCGAGAATTAGCCAAAGAGTTACATGCTAGAGGTTATCAATCTGATGAGATATTTGCTGATTCTGCTGAGCCTAAATCGATAGCGGAGTTATCCGATGAACATAATATCAAAAGGATTGAGGGCGTTAAAAAGGGTCCAGATTCTGTGGAATATGGTGAGGAATGGCTGGATGACTTAGATTTCATTTGCATTGACCCATTAAGAACACCAAACCTCGCTAGAGAATTTGAGAATATTGATTATCAAACAGATAAAGATGGTAATCCTAAGCCAAGGCTTGAGGATAAGGACAATCACACAATTGATGCTACACGTTATGCGTTTAGTGAGGACATGACAACTAATGAATTTGAATTCTTTGAATATTAG
- a CDS encoding minor capsid protein, which translates to MAKTPKLSKSALKYWEKRRDLEDKARLKLENETLKMITDIFPEALKRIQEKLLSQSDLHKINQQKLLEDVKRRDQEKYRKYIEDNYKSLMNSDEKYQAFIDEFFPAYDYAKVNRLLQIRSDIFSILAEEMIKKEADTKFNDRLDDFVNRVYNTNSNALGHILGTGDFSPLPKKEIERMLNYPWSGKTFSSRLWGNVSKLEQNLSQAIVNAVASGGGVTDALKTMRQDPTISDMFKLEKDKFNRAIENLVRTEYAHFAVEGINASFEEAGVKKSISWSAEDERVCSICGGYHGKEIKKGGIDPPYHTRCRCTKIPDIPDLGEDIDTLYESMFGDLLDEFAKNEWGIALNRPTEDKKRYNKNKGFFNFDPKDHQLSRNDAIKKID; encoded by the coding sequence ATGGCAAAGACACCCAAACTGAGTAAGTCAGCATTAAAATATTGGGAGAAGCGCCGTGATCTAGAAGATAAAGCTCGTCTCAAATTAGAGAACGAAACGCTAAAGATGATTACAGATATCTTTCCCGAAGCTTTAAAACGTATTCAAGAGAAATTACTGTCTCAATCTGATTTGCATAAGATTAACCAGCAAAAACTTCTTGAAGATGTGAAACGGCGTGATCAAGAGAAATACAGAAAGTACATTGAGGACAATTACAAGTCTTTGATGAATTCTGACGAGAAATATCAAGCGTTTATAGATGAGTTCTTCCCAGCTTATGATTACGCTAAGGTCAATCGTTTGCTACAGATTCGTTCTGACATCTTTTCCATTTTAGCAGAAGAAATGATCAAAAAAGAAGCCGATACAAAATTCAATGATCGGTTAGATGACTTTGTTAATCGTGTTTACAACACCAATTCTAATGCTTTAGGTCATATATTGGGGACTGGTGATTTTTCGCCGCTTCCAAAAAAAGAAATTGAGCGAATGTTAAACTACCCCTGGAGCGGAAAGACCTTTTCTTCTCGATTATGGGGGAATGTATCAAAATTAGAACAAAACCTCAGCCAAGCAATAGTTAATGCAGTTGCGAGTGGTGGCGGTGTTACAGATGCCTTGAAAACGATGCGGCAAGATCCGACAATTTCCGACATGTTCAAACTTGAGAAAGATAAATTTAATCGGGCCATTGAAAATCTCGTGAGAACGGAATATGCTCATTTTGCTGTAGAGGGTATCAATGCATCATTTGAAGAAGCTGGCGTTAAGAAATCAATAAGCTGGTCCGCAGAAGATGAGAGAGTTTGTTCAATTTGTGGTGGGTATCATGGCAAGGAAATAAAAAAAGGTGGTATTGATCCACCGTATCATACTCGTTGCCGTTGTACTAAGATACCAGATATTCCAGATTTAGGTGAAGACATCGACACTCTTTATGAGTCAATGTTTGGGGATTTACTAGATGAGTTCGCTAAAAATGAATGGGGAATTGCTCTAAATCGTCCAACAGAAGATAAAAAGAGGTATAATAAAAATAAAGGGTTCTTCAATTTTGACCCGAAAGATCACCAACTATCCAGAAATGATGCAATCAAAAAAATTGATTGA